Proteins from a single region of Catenulispora acidiphila DSM 44928:
- a CDS encoding SAM-dependent methyltransferase encodes MTNIIPIGQVVGGRAEPRDDDWGGEQAVIRLDDRFGPEALAGLDAFSHLEVVYQFHLVDPEKVQTGARHPRNNTEWPLVGIFAQRGKNRPNRIGVSRCRLVKVEGRDVHVTGLDAVDGTPVLDLKPYMAEFGPIGEVAQPEWATELMREYY; translated from the coding sequence ATGACCAACATCATCCCGATCGGACAGGTGGTCGGCGGCCGTGCCGAGCCGCGCGACGACGACTGGGGCGGGGAGCAGGCCGTGATCCGGCTCGACGACCGCTTCGGTCCCGAGGCCCTCGCCGGGCTGGACGCCTTCTCGCACCTGGAGGTCGTCTACCAGTTCCATTTGGTGGACCCGGAGAAGGTGCAGACCGGTGCCCGGCATCCCCGCAACAACACCGAGTGGCCGCTGGTCGGCATCTTCGCCCAGCGCGGCAAGAACCGGCCGAACCGGATCGGCGTCTCCCGCTGCCGGCTGGTGAAGGTCGAGGGCCGCGACGTCCACGTCACCGGACTCGACGCCGTCGACGGCACCCCGGTCCTGGATCTGAAGCCGTACATGGCGGAGTTCGGCCCGATCGGCGAGGTGGCCCAGCCCGAGTGGGCCACCGAGCTGATGCGGGAGTACTACTAG
- a CDS encoding 3-oxoacyl-ACP reductase family protein — translation MNDVADSTDVAGTVALVTGGSRGIGAAIARKLASHGAAVALTYVQAAEQAKEVVAQIEAGGGRAIAIQADLTLPDAAVQAVEQTVRDLGGLDILVNNAGFLTYGPLDEVTETELDRVLAVDVRSVFLASQAAARHMREGGRVISIGSCFNGHVPAENFVLQAMAKSALVGLTKGLARELGSRGITATVVDPGPIDTDMNPEDGDSADFQRSLTALGRYGAAEDIANAVAYLAGPGGRYITGTALAVDGGYTV, via the coding sequence ATGAACGACGTGGCCGACTCGACCGACGTGGCCGGCACGGTGGCTCTGGTGACCGGAGGCAGCCGGGGGATCGGCGCCGCGATCGCCCGGAAGCTGGCATCGCACGGCGCGGCCGTCGCCTTGACCTACGTGCAGGCGGCTGAGCAGGCGAAGGAAGTGGTCGCGCAGATCGAGGCCGGCGGTGGTCGGGCGATCGCGATCCAGGCTGACCTGACCTTGCCGGATGCCGCGGTGCAGGCGGTGGAGCAGACCGTGCGGGACCTCGGCGGGCTCGACATCCTGGTGAACAACGCCGGCTTCCTCACCTACGGTCCGCTGGATGAGGTGACGGAGACGGAGCTGGACCGGGTGCTGGCCGTCGACGTCCGCTCGGTCTTCCTCGCCTCCCAGGCGGCTGCGCGGCACATGCGCGAGGGCGGCCGCGTGATCAGCATCGGATCGTGCTTCAACGGGCACGTGCCGGCTGAGAACTTCGTGCTGCAGGCGATGGCCAAGTCGGCGCTTGTCGGGCTGACCAAGGGGCTGGCGCGCGAACTCGGGTCGCGGGGGATCACTGCCACGGTTGTCGATCCCGGGCCGATCGACACCGATATGAATCCCGAAGACGGGGACAGCGCTGACTTCCAGCGCTCGCTGACGGCGCTCGGCCGCTACGGGGCGGCTGAGGACATTGCGAACGCGGTGGCGTACCTGGCCGGGCCCGGCGGACGGTACATCACTGGCACTGCGCTGGCCGTCGACGGTGGCTACACGGTCTGA
- a CDS encoding tyrosine-type recombinase/integrase has product MQSLDVRVWSITPIKLANRTTYKVRWGVAGRTFSKTYASKQLAESRRSELLTAQRRGEAFDRDRGLPESEIRAMLASVSWYQNAIEFMDTVWPGLEPGSRRKLAESLATVTLALTEPGIDPVDHAFCFRWLVRWAFNSRERMTAALDGEAAFVVQWIADHSLPMSALADPKVARRAFNSTTTDCFGRPYAVNTYRNKKKGLNGAISFAIEMGRLDANPLERISTTPPKHKSSVDRTAVVNPAQARLLIERVREQGPTAPRLVAFFAVLYFAGLRPSEALALRVSDCDLPDVGWGSLRFAESVPYANAAWTDDGETSPRKSLKHRAQGQSRMVPACPELVRYLAAHIEKFGAAPDGRLFFRLDGGPIRHSTYAKIWARARAAALTPDQCRSQLGRRPYDLRHAAVSTWLNAGVPATQVAEWAGHSVEILLSTYAKCIDGPDQDELARRRIDAALGSADGAVDQGAARESQDRNRTQTAADDDPQRETVRHRLP; this is encoded by the coding sequence GTGCAGAGCCTGGACGTACGAGTCTGGAGCATTACACCGATCAAACTGGCGAATAGGACGACCTACAAAGTTCGTTGGGGCGTGGCGGGACGAACCTTCAGCAAGACCTACGCCAGCAAGCAACTGGCTGAATCCCGGCGAAGCGAACTACTGACGGCTCAGCGCCGCGGCGAGGCATTCGACCGCGATCGCGGGCTGCCGGAGTCAGAGATCCGTGCGATGCTCGCCAGCGTCAGCTGGTACCAGAACGCGATCGAGTTCATGGACACGGTGTGGCCCGGCCTTGAACCGGGTTCTCGCCGGAAGTTGGCGGAGTCGCTCGCAACCGTCACGCTGGCCCTCACCGAGCCTGGGATCGACCCAGTCGATCACGCGTTCTGCTTCCGTTGGCTGGTCCGATGGGCCTTCAACAGCCGGGAGCGAATGACCGCGGCATTGGACGGCGAGGCAGCGTTCGTCGTCCAGTGGATCGCAGATCATTCCCTCCCGATGTCGGCGCTCGCCGATCCGAAGGTGGCCAGGCGCGCCTTCAACAGTACGACGACGGACTGTTTTGGCAGGCCTTATGCGGTCAACACCTACCGCAACAAGAAGAAGGGGCTCAACGGCGCGATCAGTTTCGCGATCGAGATGGGTCGCCTCGACGCGAACCCTCTCGAACGCATCAGCACGACCCCGCCCAAACATAAGAGCTCCGTCGATCGCACCGCTGTGGTCAACCCGGCTCAAGCGCGGTTGCTCATCGAAAGAGTTCGCGAACAGGGCCCGACGGCGCCACGGTTGGTGGCGTTCTTTGCTGTTTTGTACTTCGCCGGCCTTCGGCCTAGCGAGGCGCTCGCTCTGCGCGTCTCGGACTGCGACCTGCCTGACGTCGGCTGGGGTTCTCTGCGGTTTGCTGAGTCCGTGCCGTATGCCAATGCGGCGTGGACTGACGACGGTGAGACGAGTCCGCGCAAGTCGCTCAAGCATCGCGCTCAAGGGCAGAGCCGCATGGTCCCAGCCTGCCCGGAGCTGGTGCGGTACCTCGCGGCGCATATCGAGAAGTTCGGCGCCGCCCCCGATGGTCGCCTGTTCTTCCGTCTGGACGGCGGCCCAATTCGTCACTCCACCTATGCCAAGATCTGGGCCAGAGCCCGGGCGGCGGCACTCACGCCGGATCAGTGCCGCTCGCAGCTGGGCCGACGGCCCTATGACCTGCGGCACGCGGCGGTCTCGACCTGGCTGAACGCCGGGGTTCCGGCCACACAGGTCGCTGAGTGGGCCGGCCACAGTGTCGAGATACTGCTCAGCACCTACGCCAAGTGCATCGATGGGCCGGACCAGGATGAGCTGGCCCGGCGGCGCATCGATGCGGCGCTAGGTTCGGCAGATGGGGCCGTTGACCAGGGGGCAGCTCGCGAAAGCCAGGACAGAAATAGGACACAAACAGCGGCTGATGATGATCCACAGCGGGAAACAGTGAGACATCGGCTGCCCTGA
- a CDS encoding helix-turn-helix transcriptional regulator, with protein sequence MPPRHVPIRSIRSSADDSLLSIPQVITELGISRATFYRWRSLRKGPASLRLPNGSIRIRRSDLDAFLTACEEPRH encoded by the coding sequence ATGCCGCCCCGGCACGTCCCGATCCGCAGCATCCGAAGCTCAGCTGACGACTCCCTGCTGAGCATCCCCCAGGTCATCACGGAGCTCGGGATCAGCCGGGCGACCTTCTACCGCTGGCGGTCCCTGCGCAAAGGGCCGGCGAGCCTTCGCCTGCCCAACGGCTCTATCCGCATCCGCCGCTCCGATCTTGACGCGTTCCTTACCGCATGCGAAGAACCGCGCCACTGA
- a CDS encoding TRM11 family SAM-dependent methyltransferase — protein sequence MNATPPVPDKPPLSVWATAQDGPRAQRRGRYLQESEAHPAKMFPAIAAHAIASYTRPGDLVVDPMCGIGTTLVEAMHLDRMAIGVEYEKRWADLAVRNVEHAVDQGATGYGTVVQGDAREVDRIVGADVHGRAALVLTSPPYGPATHGHVRGSSASGQPGVQKRNHHYGDDPNNLAHQGVEDLIEGFTQILTGCRKLLRPGGFLVITARPYRRTGRLVDIPTLATQAAIAAGYVLHERCIALLAATRDDGLMARASFFQLVNARNAFVAGSPTHVSAHEEVIIARHHDEDVGCACVPAVPPGRAA from the coding sequence TTGAACGCCACACCACCGGTCCCCGACAAACCGCCGCTGTCCGTGTGGGCCACTGCCCAAGACGGTCCGCGGGCGCAGCGCCGGGGGCGCTACCTGCAGGAGTCGGAAGCGCATCCGGCGAAGATGTTCCCGGCGATCGCCGCCCATGCGATCGCCTCGTACACCCGGCCTGGTGACCTGGTCGTTGACCCCATGTGCGGGATCGGCACCACGCTGGTCGAGGCTATGCACCTGGATCGCATGGCCATCGGTGTGGAATACGAGAAGCGGTGGGCCGACCTGGCCGTCCGCAACGTCGAGCACGCCGTCGATCAGGGTGCCACCGGGTATGGCACCGTCGTGCAGGGCGACGCCCGTGAGGTCGATCGCATCGTGGGAGCGGACGTACATGGTCGGGCCGCACTGGTGCTGACTTCGCCGCCATACGGTCCGGCGACTCACGGCCACGTTCGGGGTTCGTCCGCCAGTGGCCAGCCCGGCGTGCAGAAGCGGAACCATCACTACGGCGACGATCCCAACAATCTGGCACACCAAGGCGTCGAGGACCTCATCGAAGGCTTCACCCAGATTCTCACCGGTTGCAGAAAGTTGCTGCGTCCCGGTGGCTTCCTGGTCATCACCGCCCGGCCGTACCGCCGGACGGGTCGCTTGGTCGACATCCCTACCCTGGCTACCCAAGCGGCTATCGCTGCCGGCTACGTCCTGCACGAACGCTGCATCGCCCTGCTGGCGGCGACTCGCGACGACGGGCTGATGGCGCGGGCGTCCTTCTTTCAACTGGTCAACGCCCGCAATGCCTTCGTCGCCGGCAGCCCCACGCACGTCAGTGCGCACGAGGAAGTCATCATTGCCCGGCACCATGACGAGGACGTCGGCTGCGCCTGTGTGCCTGCGGTTCCTCCCGGGAGGGCCGCATGA
- a CDS encoding tetratricopeptide repeat protein, which produces MLTLGTAWVVILAVPGVSGEVWAGIVAAIVAAGGFAVGAWWVGRDDTAAGGTGPALDEASARAADNGSAADIRGGTGDTAHVAGVVIADRGSRARINRSTITTTVHQTVLPPAGEVVPPKVRVRMGDLPLEPPAFQSRPDLGGLLAERIERASTATVSVLLGGRGMGKSHLAAALARAMDAADWTVVAWVNAEQEASVPVFFSSLAHRLGVAVPDEPAASAQAALDWLRATSERCLLVFDNAVDAQAIRPWIPATGHVATVLTTNVTDLGALSTEPPIEVGPFTLSEAVSYLDRRTGLGTAGAADLATDLGLLPVALAQAAPVIRHDGISYERYRARLRNVQIGELLGPVRSDTYPYGFAQAILLSVGRIEESAAERAGDQAILDRLLAAMALLPGDGMPRALLHAAVQAAENDIAEDTVDRILGDIVESSLGARIGFEAFDVHILTQTVLLDRARNRGDLEQALAGLAGAFEATDADELGSWEHRIQIQWRARAIVRLKPHLGLPDEPETNAPSSKTDSGLANTDIATRLLNQLSRCTHLLNEATDSTTAQVHGQIAASGLAAILGSDHLDTLTAKDRLGAAYLATFRLLQAGTLLEEVVAARTRLLGPDHPDTLSTRSKLAWVVMRSGRTDDAISILAEALETSRQVLGDEHADTVGFKSQLADFQTYRNDFAAALTMHEECYETRRRVLGPNDRQTISSRFSMLIAHRGLGHHAEALALAEEMAATAQRDHSQDISQIVAITSMLAALYQDEGRAPESAIASERVVELSKAAFGEHHQLTLNYVLILAATYRAAGRPDDALQLYERTLPIAQAALGEDSVVALNCVGSLSDIYREQGRFREAVDLAGVVLEEQERGFGDDHPITLHGRVKFATSLFGIGQFDQGIAVLEKVLATRRRILGEEHVDTLECRESIAIARLALNQNHAAVALLSELAADRESFQGRTHNATLTTRGKLAEALGRHGRPSEAIAMLEEIVATRRQVRGDDDLWVLRDQAHLGKAYLAFGRTIEAVSIGEYVVAETGRLRGESHMDTLDAVAELADTYESAGRRREAIPLRERVLTGRVEHFGRLHEKSASARRSLADAYIKAGDTERGLALHVQIKMETGRSFGHEWSRVAGAVLAEAYLTAGRIDEAVTLMKEALAASVQTFGKDHYITTRIREALTDLYGKAGFTAQAAAMLEANWERERGYRDPEDPYLLGYQAQLAESYAAADRANEAINIYESLIAEVNGRTDLAEQQIIAMRLRRGLAMAYARARKYDDGVRMLGDLVAEAEHSFGTTHEWTLGWRSEYAEALAGTERLSEAIEMYEALRSDIRQGYGANQLAVSGTEAALAFAYIAAGRIDDGLRLLEATTDALAAAEGAGHPEALSARNRLAQVLAKIGRTDDAITLIEQVIAAMIANLGPEHPYVLQSRYELIGMYRSASRAAESLTMLSTLVTDERQILGEGHPTVLEHRGELANAYRESGQALEAVRQYQVLLKDDARYVGPRGELMIIHRAGLIWSSVDIGRIMEAIAMCEQLIPDVEASGGTESNAAKSIREVRVDLERMVTGLRSEAVKLAKTQATAKPDASTLAHYFTESDAALRQQGAAVAALCGRSSTEIAPPAATSAKCARCQMIYLRVPSDDRHE; this is translated from the coding sequence TTGCTGACGCTGGGTACCGCGTGGGTGGTGATATTGGCAGTTCCCGGGGTCTCAGGGGAAGTGTGGGCCGGTATCGTCGCAGCGATCGTTGCAGCCGGAGGCTTTGCCGTAGGTGCGTGGTGGGTCGGCCGGGACGATACTGCTGCGGGTGGCACCGGCCCTGCTCTGGATGAAGCTTCCGCGCGAGCTGCCGACAACGGATCGGCTGCGGATATTCGGGGCGGCACCGGCGACACTGCGCACGTCGCAGGTGTCGTCATTGCAGATCGGGGCAGCCGCGCCAGGATCAACCGCTCGACCATTACAACCACTGTGCATCAGACAGTACTTCCGCCAGCAGGCGAGGTGGTGCCCCCAAAAGTCCGGGTGCGGATGGGGGACCTTCCGCTTGAGCCGCCTGCGTTTCAGAGTCGTCCAGACCTCGGTGGGTTACTTGCCGAGCGTATAGAGCGGGCTTCCACAGCGACTGTGTCTGTTCTGCTGGGCGGACGCGGCATGGGCAAAAGCCATCTGGCCGCTGCTCTTGCCCGGGCTATGGATGCCGCCGACTGGACAGTGGTGGCCTGGGTCAACGCCGAGCAGGAAGCGTCGGTCCCGGTGTTCTTCAGCTCGCTGGCCCACCGGCTGGGTGTCGCGGTCCCTGACGAACCCGCCGCCTCGGCCCAGGCTGCACTGGATTGGCTGCGGGCCACGTCTGAACGCTGTCTACTCGTCTTCGACAACGCGGTCGATGCACAAGCCATACGCCCCTGGATTCCAGCCACAGGTCACGTCGCCACTGTCCTCACCACCAATGTGACCGACTTGGGCGCCCTGAGCACCGAACCACCCATCGAGGTCGGCCCTTTCACGCTCAGCGAGGCGGTGTCCTACCTGGACCGGCGCACCGGGCTCGGCACAGCGGGCGCCGCCGACCTAGCTACGGATCTGGGACTGCTGCCGGTGGCCCTCGCACAGGCAGCGCCGGTGATCAGGCACGATGGCATCTCCTACGAGCGGTATCGGGCGCGGTTGCGGAACGTCCAGATCGGAGAGTTACTCGGCCCGGTGCGGTCGGACACCTACCCGTACGGATTCGCTCAGGCGATTCTGCTTTCGGTCGGACGAATCGAGGAATCCGCCGCCGAGCGGGCTGGTGACCAGGCGATCCTCGACCGGTTGTTAGCCGCCATGGCGCTGCTGCCGGGCGACGGGATGCCTAGGGCATTGCTCCACGCCGCTGTCCAGGCCGCCGAGAATGACATCGCCGAGGACACCGTCGACCGCATCCTCGGCGACATCGTCGAGAGCAGTCTTGGAGCCCGGATCGGCTTCGAGGCGTTCGACGTCCACATCCTGACTCAGACGGTACTTTTGGACCGCGCACGGAACCGAGGGGACCTCGAGCAGGCGCTCGCAGGTCTCGCTGGTGCGTTCGAGGCTACCGACGCCGACGAGCTCGGTTCCTGGGAGCATCGGATCCAGATCCAGTGGCGAGCTCGGGCGATCGTCCGTCTCAAACCTCACCTCGGTCTGCCGGACGAGCCCGAGACCAACGCGCCCTCGTCCAAGACCGATTCCGGGCTCGCCAACACCGACATCGCGACGCGGCTGCTCAACCAACTCTCCCGCTGCACGCACCTGCTCAACGAAGCCACCGACTCGACCACGGCGCAGGTCCACGGACAGATCGCGGCCTCCGGACTGGCGGCGATCCTCGGTTCCGACCATCTCGACACTCTGACGGCCAAGGACCGTCTCGGGGCTGCCTACCTAGCCACCTTCCGGCTTCTGCAGGCAGGCACGCTGCTGGAAGAGGTCGTGGCGGCCCGGACTCGTCTCCTGGGACCGGACCACCCGGACACCCTGTCGACGCGATCAAAACTCGCCTGGGTGGTCATGCGGTCTGGACGGACCGACGATGCGATCTCCATCCTCGCCGAGGCACTCGAGACCAGTCGGCAGGTTCTCGGCGACGAGCATGCCGACACGGTCGGGTTCAAAAGCCAACTGGCGGATTTCCAAACTTACCGCAACGACTTCGCGGCTGCGCTAACTATGCATGAGGAATGCTACGAGACACGACGACGAGTCCTGGGTCCCAACGACCGGCAGACGATCAGCTCCCGCTTCTCGATGCTGATCGCCCACCGAGGCCTCGGCCACCACGCGGAGGCACTCGCGCTAGCGGAGGAAATGGCCGCAACCGCTCAGCGTGACCACAGCCAGGACATCTCGCAGATCGTCGCGATCACAAGCATGCTGGCCGCCCTCTACCAGGACGAGGGCCGGGCGCCGGAAAGTGCGATCGCCTCCGAACGTGTCGTTGAACTAAGTAAAGCCGCATTCGGCGAGCACCATCAGCTCACGCTGAACTACGTGCTTATCCTTGCGGCCACCTACAGAGCCGCCGGCCGGCCCGACGACGCCCTGCAGCTCTATGAACGCACGCTGCCGATCGCGCAGGCGGCGCTTGGTGAAGACAGCGTCGTCGCTCTCAACTGTGTCGGCAGTCTAAGCGACATCTATCGCGAACAGGGCCGGTTCCGGGAAGCAGTCGACTTGGCCGGTGTCGTTTTGGAAGAGCAGGAGCGTGGATTCGGCGACGATCATCCGATCACCCTCCACGGCCGTGTCAAGTTCGCTACCTCGCTCTTCGGCATCGGGCAGTTCGATCAGGGGATCGCAGTGCTGGAGAAGGTGCTCGCAACGCGCCGGCGGATTCTCGGAGAGGAGCATGTCGACACCCTCGAATGCCGTGAAAGCATCGCAATCGCTCGACTCGCGCTCAACCAGAACCACGCTGCGGTCGCCCTTCTCTCCGAACTGGCCGCCGATCGCGAAAGCTTTCAAGGGAGAACCCACAACGCGACGTTGACCACGCGCGGCAAGCTGGCCGAGGCCCTGGGGCGGCATGGCCGTCCGAGCGAAGCGATCGCAATGCTGGAAGAGATTGTCGCGACTCGACGGCAGGTCCGCGGCGACGACGACCTCTGGGTCCTCAGGGACCAGGCACACCTCGGCAAAGCGTACCTTGCGTTCGGGCGCACGATCGAGGCCGTTTCCATCGGCGAATATGTCGTCGCCGAAACTGGCCGTCTCCGAGGTGAAAGCCATATGGACACTCTCGACGCCGTGGCCGAACTTGCTGACACGTACGAGTCTGCGGGGCGCCGCCGGGAAGCGATCCCACTGCGGGAGCGAGTGCTGACCGGACGGGTCGAGCACTTCGGCAGACTTCACGAGAAGTCAGCCTCGGCTCGCCGGAGCTTGGCCGACGCGTACATCAAAGCCGGCGACACGGAGCGAGGGCTGGCCCTGCATGTCCAAATCAAAATGGAGACGGGCAGAAGCTTTGGCCACGAATGGTCACGAGTCGCGGGAGCAGTCCTGGCCGAGGCATACCTCACCGCCGGCCGGATCGATGAAGCAGTCACGCTGATGAAGGAAGCCCTTGCGGCCTCTGTACAAACATTCGGGAAAGATCATTACATCACCACGCGCATCCGCGAAGCGCTCACCGATCTCTACGGAAAGGCCGGGTTCACGGCCCAAGCCGCAGCGATGCTGGAAGCCAATTGGGAACGCGAGCGAGGTTACCGCGACCCCGAGGATCCGTACCTGCTGGGCTACCAAGCTCAACTTGCCGAAAGTTATGCGGCGGCCGATCGCGCCAACGAGGCGATCAACATCTACGAGAGCCTCATCGCCGAGGTCAACGGACGTACGGACCTGGCCGAGCAGCAGATCATCGCGATGCGACTGCGCCGAGGCCTTGCCATGGCCTATGCCAGGGCGAGAAAGTACGACGACGGCGTTCGAATGCTCGGCGACCTCGTGGCGGAGGCGGAACACTCCTTCGGGACGACTCATGAGTGGACTCTCGGCTGGCGTTCGGAGTACGCCGAGGCGTTGGCGGGCACAGAGCGACTCAGCGAGGCCATCGAAATGTACGAAGCGCTGCGGTCCGACATACGCCAGGGCTACGGAGCGAATCAACTGGCAGTCTCCGGGACTGAGGCCGCTCTCGCTTTTGCTTACATCGCCGCCGGACGGATCGACGACGGCCTGCGGCTCCTGGAGGCCACCACCGATGCACTCGCCGCGGCGGAGGGAGCCGGACATCCGGAGGCCCTCAGCGCACGCAATCGGCTGGCCCAAGTCCTAGCGAAAATCGGCCGGACCGACGATGCGATCACACTGATCGAACAAGTCATCGCGGCGATGATCGCGAACTTGGGACCGGAGCACCCCTACGTCCTGCAGAGCCGCTACGAGCTGATCGGCATGTATCGCAGCGCCTCACGGGCCGCCGAGTCACTGACCATGCTCAGTACCTTGGTAACGGATGAACGCCAGATTCTGGGCGAAGGCCACCCCACGGTCCTCGAGCACCGCGGCGAGCTTGCGAACGCGTATCGGGAAAGCGGGCAAGCCCTCGAAGCCGTCCGGCAATACCAAGTGCTGCTCAAGGACGATGCACGCTACGTGGGACCTCGCGGTGAGCTGATGATCATCCACCGGGCGGGCCTGATATGGTCCAGCGTAGATATCGGCCGGATCATGGAGGCCATTGCCATGTGCGAGCAGCTGATCCCCGACGTCGAAGCAAGCGGGGGGACGGAGAGCAATGCCGCCAAGTCTATACGCGAAGTGCGCGTTGACTTGGAGCGAATGGTCACCGGACTCCGGTCTGAAGCGGTCAAGCTAGCGAAAACACAGGCCACTGCAAAGCCCGACGCCTCGACGTTGGCACATTATTTCACCGAGAGCGACGCCGCACTGCGTCAACAGGGTGCAGCGGTCGCAGCCCTCTGCGGCCGGTCGTCAACTGAAATTGCGCCTCCGGCTGCAACGAGCGCTAAGTGCGCCAGGTGCCAGATGATCTACCTGAGAGTTCCCTCGGATGACCGGCACGAGTGA
- a CDS encoding RNA polymerase sigma factor — protein sequence MTVAELRKTLLAKSTPLTVRDEVWGELVRRSRSMAGAWTVVAVAMAMPALKTIAASFARSFDGAVADLDGEIVTAFLAHLATIDITRPAILPRLRWAAFRAAERTVASEIDFVRHASTHRSEPPRMPFGHEDLVLARAEREGVLTAADADLIGMTRLEGVALVEAAEMLGVTANAVKIRRQRAEARLVAWLRGQPVPSKSALVQSRGRA from the coding sequence GTGACTGTCGCCGAGCTGCGGAAGACCCTGCTCGCGAAGTCCACTCCCCTGACAGTCCGCGACGAGGTGTGGGGCGAGTTGGTCCGCCGCTCCCGCAGCATGGCTGGCGCCTGGACCGTAGTCGCCGTCGCGATGGCGATGCCAGCGCTGAAGACGATCGCCGCCTCCTTCGCGCGCAGCTTCGATGGCGCCGTCGCAGACCTGGACGGCGAAATTGTCACCGCCTTCCTGGCCCACCTGGCCACGATCGACATCACGCGCCCGGCGATCCTCCCCCGGCTCCGCTGGGCCGCCTTCCGCGCAGCCGAGCGCACCGTCGCCTCTGAAATCGACTTCGTCCGGCACGCCTCGACGCACCGGTCCGAGCCGCCGCGGATGCCGTTCGGACACGAGGATCTGGTGCTCGCTCGCGCTGAGCGCGAAGGCGTCCTCACCGCAGCCGATGCCGACCTGATCGGTATGACACGGCTGGAGGGCGTCGCGCTGGTCGAGGCCGCCGAGATGCTCGGCGTGACGGCGAACGCGGTGAAGATTCGGCGGCAGCGGGCTGAGGCTCGGCTTGTCGCGTGGCTGCGCGGTCAGCCGGTGCCGTCGAAGTCTGCGCTCGTGCAGTCCCGCGGTCGCGCATGA
- a CDS encoding pilin: MTHHPDDHDHRRRAAVLLAATAVFAIYAVTRGHAADGHPASAGPTLEAVIKNIRNWLVTLLATLATTFLTIGGVKYLIASGDPGEVERAKHALRSAAIGYGLAVLAPALVTILQKIVGAG; encoded by the coding sequence ATGACCCACCATCCCGACGATCACGACCACCGCCGTAGAGCGGCGGTACTGCTGGCCGCGACCGCCGTCTTCGCGATCTACGCCGTGACCCGAGGCCACGCTGCGGACGGTCATCCGGCCTCTGCGGGACCGACGCTGGAAGCAGTGATCAAGAATATCCGCAACTGGCTGGTCACCCTGCTGGCCACGCTGGCTACGACCTTCCTGACGATCGGCGGGGTCAAGTATCTGATCGCGTCTGGAGACCCTGGTGAGGTCGAGCGGGCCAAGCACGCTCTGAGATCGGCAGCCATCGGCTACGGCCTAGCGGTCCTGGCCCCGGCCCTGGTCACGATCCTGCAAAAGATCGTCGGCGCCGGCTGA
- a CDS encoding PrgI family protein: protein MSGDNYSGTAKIPQDVSRPDKILFGATARQAVILSAAAVAEWLSWLGLRSTVPPLMFAVPAGLFLLVLGIAVSAERDGIGVDRLLLAALKQRLSPRRLVMAPEGVDEPPEFLRTALHTQRETTPSTLNLPAQGVISGGVVDLGSDGAAVLATASAVNFTLRTPAEQELLVTGFARWLNSLTGAGQITSRTTPTNLTAEARTLRTSAPTLPHPLLESAALGHADFLDQIGDSREVLHRSLLITAREQELAHMPRAQQRLNGAVSALSAAEVDVAPLDAAPAATALAAALDPDANG from the coding sequence ATGTCAGGCGACAACTACTCCGGCACGGCCAAGATTCCTCAAGACGTATCCCGGCCGGACAAGATCCTGTTCGGCGCCACTGCGCGGCAAGCCGTGATCCTCAGCGCCGCCGCAGTCGCCGAATGGCTGTCCTGGCTCGGTCTTCGCAGCACGGTGCCGCCGCTGATGTTCGCTGTTCCGGCCGGCTTGTTTCTGCTGGTGCTCGGGATCGCAGTCTCCGCCGAGCGCGACGGGATCGGGGTCGATCGCCTACTCCTGGCGGCCCTGAAGCAAAGACTGTCGCCCCGACGACTCGTCATGGCTCCGGAGGGCGTGGACGAGCCGCCGGAGTTCCTCCGGACCGCATTGCACACCCAGCGCGAAACAACTCCATCCACTCTGAACCTGCCAGCTCAGGGCGTGATTTCAGGTGGCGTGGTGGACCTCGGGTCCGACGGAGCAGCTGTGCTGGCGACGGCTTCAGCTGTGAATTTCACGCTCCGTACTCCGGCCGAACAAGAGCTGCTCGTCACCGGCTTCGCGCGCTGGCTGAACAGCCTGACAGGCGCAGGACAGATCACCTCGCGCACCACTCCGACGAACCTCACCGCAGAGGCGCGGACCTTGCGAACGTCGGCGCCGACGCTGCCGCACCCGCTGCTGGAGTCCGCAGCCCTCGGCCACGCCGACTTCCTGGACCAGATCGGGGACAGCCGCGAAGTGCTGCACCGCTCGCTCCTGATCACGGCGCGAGAACAAGAGCTCGCGCACATGCCCCGCGCTCAGCAACGGCTCAACGGCGCGGTCTCAGCGCTCTCAGCCGCTGAAGTCGACGTCGCACCCCTCGACGCCGCGCCAGCAGCAACCGCGCTCGCCGCGGCCCTAGACCCCGACGCCAACGGCTGA